The following DNA comes from Streptomyces pristinaespiralis.
CGGTGACGACGACTTCGAAAAGATCACCGTCGTCGGCAACCTTCAGGCCGTCGGCGGCGACAGAGACGTACCGGCCCGTTCCCACATGCGCAAGGAGGTGGCCCTCGCCGTGCTCCTCCAGCCGGAAGGTCTCCTGGACGACCCAGCCGCCGGGCTGGTCGGCGGAAGCGCGCACATAACCGTCGTCCGCGACGGACAGGTGGTTCCCGTCGGGGGCGCGCAGGGTGAACAGGCCCTCGCCCCAGTCGGCCATGGCGAGTTCGGTCGGCTCGTCGCCGCAGGTCAGCGGCGGCAGGTCGGTGCGGCCGGCGAGCAGCGCCGGGTCCAGCGCGCCGTCGGCGCCCCGTACTCCGGCGGTCGCGGGGGACTCGGGCACACGCACCCAGCCGCTCGCGGTCCGCAGCCGTACCGAGTCGACGCCTTCGGCGAAGGACACGTCGCCGGCGCCGAACCGTGTGCGCAGCCCGTCCAGCGGGGTGGTGCGCCGGATCAGCGTGCCGCTGTACCAGTCGAGTTTGCACTCGTCGGCGAGGAGTCCGACCACCGCGACGCGCGTGCCTTCGGCCAGCGGCAGCAGTCCGTCGTTCTTGAGCAGGACGACGGCCTGTTCGGCGGCCTCCTGGGCGAGGGCACGGTGCTCGGGGGTGTCGAAGGTCTTCACGTCGGCGTACGGGTCGAGGAGGGGGTCGAACTCGCCCAGCGTGAAACGCATGGTGAGGAGTCGGCGTACCGCGTCGTCGATGTCCTCCTGGCCGATGAGTCCCTGCTCGAGGGCGCCGCGGATCCGCCCGGTGATGACGGAGGAGTCCTGGCCGTGGTCGGTGAAGCTGTCGACGCCGGCGCGCAGGGCCGCGGCCGTCGCCTCTTCGTGCGTGTCGTAGTAGTGCTCGGAGTCGACGAGGTTGGACGGCGCGCCGGCGTCGGAACACACCACGAGCGACCGGTCCGTCCAGCCGCGCAACTGCTCGCGCAGCAGGGGGGAGAGGTGGTTGGGGCGCCCGTTGACGAGGTTGTAGGACGGCATCACTCCGGCGACGGCGCCCGCCCGTACGGCCGCGCGGAAGGCGAGCAGGTCGTACTCGTGCAGCACCCGCGGCCGGACCGAGGAGGAACAGGTGTCGCGGTCGGTCTCGTTGTTGTGCGCCAGCCAGTGCTTGAGCACCGGCGCCGTGCGCCAGTGGACGGGGTGGTCGCCGCGCAGTCCGCGGGTGTAGGCGACGGCGACGGCGGAGGTCAGCCGGGGGTCCTCGGAGTAGCCCTCCTCGTTGCGGCCCCACAGGGGGTGGCGCAGCAGATTCACCGTGGGTGCCCACACGTTGAGGCCGACGCGGGGGTCGTTCGCCCGCATCGCGCGGGTCTCGGCCCCGACGGCCTCGCCGATCCGGCGTACGAGGTCCTCGTTCCAGGTGGCGCCCATGCCCACGGCCTGCGGGAAGACGGTGGCGGGGCCCATCCAGGCCACGCCGTGCAGTGCCTCCTGGCCGGTGCGGAAGGCCCCGACGCCCAGACGTTCGACGGCCGGCGCGAACTGGTGGAGCATCGCGATCCGTTCGTCGGCGGTGAGCCGTGCGAGCAGGTCGTCGACGCGTTCACCGAGGGGCAGCCTGGGGTCGCGGAAGGGCGGTCGGGTCTCGGTCACGTGGGTCCCCTCGAGGGCGGTGGTTCCGGTTTGCTCGGTACCTTCTTCGAAGCGCTTCGATGCTGGGCTGCCGCCCTCGGTGTGTCAAGACTCCGCGTCCGTACAGGCCTTTCATGCGGCCCGGATGCAGGCCGGTACCGCACGCCGCAAAGTGCTGCGGTGAATTTCGCTTCGACTCTTGAACGGTCCGGCATCCTCACTTAACCTCGCTGCAACATCGAAGCGCTTCGACACAGCGTCGCAGGAACTCGCGCTCCGACAGCGTCCCGCTTCAGCTCAGCCACATACGCCGACACACATGCGCGAAGCCGATCCATGCCCGCCGGCTGCCCGCGTGAGGAAAGGGTTGACGCCATGCCCAACGCCCAGGCTCCCAGCCGGAGATCGTTCCTCGCCTCGACGGCGGTCGCCGCGGTCGCCGTCGCCGGCGGCGTACCGCTGCTCGGCGCGTGCAGCGGCTCCTCCGGCGGCGACCGCACCGAGGGTGCCACCACCGGCAAGAAGCTCCAGGACATCCTGCCGACCTTCGTGGGCTCCGACGTCGTGCAGCCCGACGTGCCGAGCAAGAACGGTTCCGCGCTGGGCTTCACCACCGCGTTGCCGGCCTCCCGACTCGCCGTCTCGGTCCCGAAGAAGCTCGGCAAGGGCAGCACCGTCACGGTCATGGCTCCGCTGTGGGGCACGCCGCCCAAGTCCGGCAACCCGTACTGGACCGCGATGGACGAAGCCATCGGCGTCAAGGTGAACTGGCAGAACCAGGACGGCAACACCTACGGACAGAAGCTCGGCGCCGTCCTCGCCTCCAGCTCCGTACCGGACGCCGTCGTCGTCCCCGCCTGGGAGCTCGGCGGCAAGATACCGAGCGCCATCAACAACAAGTTCGCCGACCTCGGCCCCTACCTCTCGGGCGACAAGGTGAAGGAGTACCCGAACCTGGCGGCGATCCCCACCGGCGCCTGGCAGCGGGCGGTCTTCGGCGGCAAGCTGCGCGGTCTGCCCATGCCGGCCAGCGACATCCCCAACATCGCGCCGTACTACCGGGTCGACCTCTTCAAGGAGAAGGGCTACGAGGCGCCCACCACCACGCAGGAGTTCTTCGACCTCGCCAAGGAGGTCACCTCGGCCAGGAACAAGGTCTGGGGCTGCGGCGACATGACCTGGGCCGCGTACAAGTTCTTCGGCGTGCTCGACGAGAAGCCCACCTGCTGGAAACTCGTCGGCGACAAGCTGGTCCACCGCATCGAGACCGACGAATATCTCGAAGCCCTCGAATGGTCCCGCTCGCTGTACTCGGCCGGTCTCGTCCACCCCGACGCCAAGGCGGAGACGGGCGACATCGGCAACCTCTTCGCGGCCGGCAAGGTGTGGATGTACAACGCGGACATCTCCGACTGGTACGGCAAGACCGTGGTCCAGCGCGGCGACAACCCGGACTTCTCCATGGCCGCCATGGACTACTTCCACCACGACGGCGGCAAGCCCCGCCTCTACGCCGGCTCGCCGTCCAACATCTGGGCGTTCATCAACAAGAACGCCGACGAGGCGACCGTCCGCGACATCCTCGCGATCGCCAACTTCACCGCCGCCCCCTACGGCACCAAGGAGCAGCGTCTGAAGGCCTACGGGGTCGAGGGCATCCACCACACCGTCAAGGGCGACGAGATCACCAAGACGGAGACCGGGAACAACCAGGTCTTCGCCACCTACGAATACATCGCGAGCCCCCAGCAGTTCTTCGCCTACCCCAACCACCCGGACGTCGCCGAGGGCATGGTCGGCTGGCAGCAGCGCATGGGCGCCTTCCTCACCAAGCCCCTCTTCTACGGGATGCAGGTCCAGGAGCCGAACCGCTGGGCCGAGCTGAGCAGCCAGTTCGAGGACCTCGAGAAGGACATCGTGCGCGGCCGCAAGAAGGTCGCGGACATGCAGCAGGCCGTCTCCGACTGGCGTTCACGCGGCGGCGACCAGCTGCGCGACTGGTACCGCAAGCTGCTCGACGAGTCCGGCGGCCAGGCGTCCTGAGCGGCCGTCCGGCGGACGGGGAGCGAGGAGAAGAGAACGTGTCGCAGAGCAAGGTGGCGGGCCCCGCCCGTACCACCGACGACCGCACGGAAGCACCGTCGGGGGACGACGGGCAGGCGCCGGCAGGACCGCCGGAGGCGGGGCCGCCCGGCCGCACCGGCACCGGCGGCGGGATCACCTGGCGGATCCGGCTGCGGCGCGACCGCGCACTGATCCTGATGACACTGCCGGCCGTCCTGCTGGTACTGGTCTTCAACTACATACCGCTGCTCGGCAATGTCGTCGCCTTCCAGGACTACGACCCCTATGTCGGCGACAACGCCTGGCAGGCCATGGCCCGCAGCCCCTGGGTGGGGGTGGAACACAGCGCGCGGATGGTGGACGACCGGCTGTTCTGGCAGGCGCTGGGGAACACCCTGGCGATCTTCCTGGTGCAGCTCACCCTGTTCTTCCCCGTACCGATCCTGCTGGCGCTGCTCATCAACAGCTTCGTCAGGCCACGGGTGCGTGCCGTCGCCCAGGCGATCCTGTACCTGCCGCACTTCTTCTCCTGGGTCCTGGTCGTCACCGTCTTCCAGCAGATGTTCGGCGGTGCCGGCATGCTCGCGCAGACCCTGCGCGAACACGGCCACGAGGGCATCGACCTCATGACGAACCCGGGGCTGTTCAAGTTCCTCGTCACGTTCGAGATGGTGTGGAAGGACGCCGGCTGGGGTGTCATCGTCTTCCTCGCCGCGCTGTCGGCCGTCAGCCCCGACCTGTACGAGGCCGCCGCGATGGACGGCGCCACACGATGGCGGCGCATGTGGCACGTGACCCTGCCCGCGCTGCGCCCGGTGGTGGCCCTGCTGCTCGTCCTCCAGGTCGGCAACGCCCTGACCGTGGGCTTCGAGCAGATCCTCCTCCAGCGCACCGCAGTCGGCCCCACCGCGGCGGAGGTCCTCGACACCTACGTCTGGAACGTCGGCATCCAGTTCGGTGACTTCAGCTACGCGGCCGCCGTCGGGATCGTCAAGGGAATCTTCGGCCTCTGCCTGGTGCTGGCGGCCAACAAGGTCGCTCACATGATGGGCGAACAGGGGGTGTACAAGCGATGAGCCACGTTCTGGGCGTCAAACGGCGTGAGGGGACCCGCGGCCGGCTGCGGCCGGTCTGGGAGGAGGAGCCGCGCCCCGCGGGGCTCGCCGCGAAGGGCCTGGTCCTCGCACTGGCCTGCGCCGGCGTCCTCTTCCCGTTGTGGATCGTCGTCGTGACCAGCGTGTCGTCGGTGAAGACCATCACGGAGGCGGGCGGCCTGGTCGTCGTGCCCCGCGGCATCACCTTCGTCGCCTACCAGGAGCTGCTCGGCGGAGGCCAGGTCACCAGGGCCGCGGTGGTGAGCCTCGGTGTCACGCTCGTCGGCACTCTCTTCAGCATGACGGTGTCGGTCCTGTGCGCCTACGGGCTCTCCCGCAGCGGCTCCGTGCTGCACCGGCCGCTGCTGATGATCCTGCTCGCCACGATGTTCTTCGGCGCGGGCCTCATTCCCACGTATCTGCTGGTGCAGGGGCTCGGACTGACCGACACCTACCTGTCGCTGATCCTCCCCAGCGCCGTGAACGTCTTCAACATCCTCGTCCTGCGCTCCTTCTTCATGAGCGTGGCGCCCGAACTCATCGACAGCGCGCGGATCGACGGTGCCGGCGACGTCCGGATCCTGTGGCAGATCGTCATGCCGCTGTCCCGCGCCGTGCTGGCCGTCATCTCCCTTTTCTACGCGGTCGGTTACTGGAGTGCCTGGTTCAACGCCTCGATCTACCTGAGCGACCAGGACATGATGCCGCTCCAGAACGTGATGATGCAGCTGGTCCTCAAGCAGGAACGGCCGACGGGACTCGCGCAGGCCATCAACACCGGCCATCTCTCGCCCCTGTCCATCCAGATGGCGGTCATGGTGCTCGCCCTGCTGCCGGTCGCCGTGCTGTCGCCGTTCGTCCAGCGGCACTTCAAGAAGGGCATGCTCACCGGCGCGGTCAAGGGCTGACCCCGGTATCCGCCCACCGACGTGCGGCCGACGCGGGGGCGTGCGCCCTCCCCGCGGCACGCCCCCGAGCCGCCGCCGTGTCCGGCCGTACCTGACCACGGCCGGACACGGCGGCCCCCAACCCCCCGCTCGCCCTCACGGATCGAGGTACCAGCCATGTCCCTGCCATCGAGCCACCCCGGCAGGCGCACCGTCCTCACCGCCGGCGCCGCAGCCGGCCTCACCGCCGTGCCCCTCCTGAACGGCGTGGCCACGGCCGCCGAGCGCACCACCGTCACGGCGCCCGACCTCGCCCCCGCAGCGCAGGCGACCCAGGCGCACCGCTGGCGCAACGTCGTCATCGGCGGCACCGGCTTCGTCACGGGTGTCCTGTTCCACCCCCGCGTCAAGGGCCTCGCCTACGCCCGCACCGACATCGGCGGCGCCTACCGCTGGGACGCCCGCAAGCGGTCCTGGACGCCGCTCAACGACGGCCTCGGCTGGGACGACCACAACCTCCTCGGCGTCGAGGCGATCGCCGTCGACCCGCACCACCCCGACCGGCTCTACCTCGCCGTCGGCACCTACACCCAGAGCTGGGCAGGCAACGGCGCCGTGCTGCGCTCCGACGACCGGGGAGCCACCTGGTCGCGTACCGACCTGCCGGTCAAGCTCGGCGCCAACGAGGACGGCCGCGGCGCCGGCGAGCGACTGATCGTCGACCCGCGGGACAGCGACACGCTGTGGCTCGGCAGCCGCCACGACGGGCTGTGGCGCTCCAGCGACCGCGGCGCGACCTGGGCACGGGCCGACTTCCCCGCCGAGCCCTCACCGACCGGGCAGGGCATCACGTTCCTCGTCGCCGGCGGGCGGACGCTGTACGCCTCCTGGGCCGACGGCGGTCCGACGCTGCGCCGTACCCGCGACGGTGTCGACTGGGAGGACGTCCCCGGTCTGCCGGACGGGCCGGCGGCCCGCGTGCCGATCCGCGCCGCGTACGACGAGGCGGGCCACGCGCTCTACGTCACCTTCGCGGACGCGCCCGGCCCCAACGGCCAGAGCGACGGCGGCGTGCACCGGCTCGACACGGCCACCGGCGCCTGGACCGACGTCACCCCCGTCCGCCCCGGCGGGACCGCCGACGACGGCTCGCGCGACACCTTCGCCTACGGCGGTGTGGCCGTCGACGCCCGCCGTCCGGGCACCGTGGTGGTGACGACCAACAACCGCTGGGCACAGGTCGACACCGTCTTCCGGTCCACCGACGGCGGACGCAGCTGGACCTCCCTGAAGGAGACCGCCGTCCTGGACGTCTCCGAGACGCCGTACCTCCGCTGGGGCGAGCAGCGGCCCAAGTTCGGCTGGTGGATCCAGGCGGTCGCCGTCGACCCCTTCGACTCGCGGCACATCGTCTACGGCACCGGAGCCACGCTCTACGGGACACGGGACCTCGTCCACTGGGCTCCGGAGATCCGGGGGCTGGAGGAGAGCTCCGTACGGCAGCTGATCTCCCCGCCCGCCGGCCGGGCCCGGCTGATCAGCGGCCTCGCCGACATCGGCGTCATGTACCACGGCTCCCTGACCGCCTCGCCCTCCCGGGGCATGGCGGACAACCCGGTCTTCGGCACCGCCACGGGCCTCGCCGCGGCCGCCGGCAAGCCCTCGTACGTCGTGCGGACCGGGTGGGCCTCCGGCGGCAACGGCGCGTACTCCCGGGACGGCGGCAGGACCTGGCGGCCGTTCGGGAGCCAGCCCGAGATCGCGGCCACCGCCCCCGGGCCGATAGCGGTGAGCGCCGACGGCCGGGTCCTGCTGTGGTCCTTCGTCCACTGGGACGGCTCCACCCACGCGACACACCGTTCCACCGACAACGGGGACACCTGGACGCAGGTACCGACGTTCCCCAAGGGGGCCGCCCCGGTCGCCGACCCGGTCGACGCCGGCCGCTTCTACGCCTACGACACCGTCTCCGGCACGGTGTACCGCTCGGTCGACGGCGGGCTCACGGTCACCGCCGGCGCGGGCCAACTGGCCGCCGGTGACAGCCAGTTCCGCATCGCCGCCGCGCCCGGCCGCCCTGGCGACCTGTGGCTCTCGGCCAAATGGAACGGGCTTTTCCGCTCCACCGACGGCGGCCTGACCTTCACCAAGGTCACCAGCTGCTGGGCCTCCTACAGCCTCGGCTTCGGCAAGGCCGCCGACGGCGCCGCCTACCCGGCGGTCTTCCAGGTCGGCTCGACCGAACAGATCACCGCCGTGTACCGGTCCGACGACGAGGGAGCCTCCTGGACGCGGATCAACGACGACGCCCACCAGTGGGGGTGGATCGGGGAAACCATCACCGGCGATCCGCGCCTCCACGGCCGCGTCTACCTGGGCACCAACGGCCGCGGCATCCAGTACGCCGATCCCGTCTGACGCCCCTCCCACCGGCCCTTCGTGACGAAGCGAGTTCCCCCATGCCCTCCCTGTACGACGCCACCGGCCGCCGTGTGCTCTTCGGCGGCGACTACAACCCCGAGCAGTGGCCGGAAGAGACCTGGCTCGAGGACGTACGGCTGATGAAGCAGGCGGGGGTCAACTCCGTCACCCTCGGGGTGTTCTCCTGGGCGAAGCTCGAACCCCGCCCAGGAGCTCGTGAGTTCGACTGGCTCGACCGGCTGACGGACCTGATGCACGGCAACGGCATCGGGATCGTCCTCGCCACGCCGACCGCCTCGCCGCCGCCGTGGATGGGCCAACGCCATCCGGAGACACTGCCGCGCGGCGAGGACGGGTCGGTGATCTGGTACGGATCCCGCCAGCACTTCTGCCCGAGCTCCCCGGTCTACCGCGAGTACGCGGCGGCGATCACCGAGGACCTCGCCGCACGCTACGGCGGCCACCCCGCGCTGCGGATGTGGCACATCAACAACGAGTACTGCACGTTCTGCTACTGCGACGGCACCGCCCGCCACTTCCGCCGCTGGCTGAGAGAGAGGTACAAGACCCTCGACGCGCTCAACGAGGCCTGGGGAACCGCCTTCTGGAGCCAGGGCTACGACGACTGGGACGAGATCATCCCGCCCCGCAGGGCCCAGTACCTGCGCAACCCGGCCTGCACGCTGGACTTCCGGCGGTTCACCTCCGACGCCCTCCTCGAGTGCTACGTCGCCGAGCGGGACATCGTCGCGGCGCACACCCCGCAACTGCCGGTGACGACCAACTTCATGCCCTTCTGGACCGGCCAGGACGCCTGGCGGTGGGCCGAGGAGGAGGACGTCGTCTCCGTCGACGTCTACCCGGACCCGCGCGATCCGCTCGGCGGGCAGTACGGGGCGATGATCCAGGACATGACCCGCTCGCAGGCGCGCGGTCCGTGGATGCTGATGGAACAGGCGGCGGGACCGGTGAACTTCCGGGGCGTCAACCACCCCAAGCCCCGTGGCCTGAACCGCCTCTGGTCGCTCCAGGCGGTGGCACGCGGCGCGGACGCCGTCTGCTACTTCCAGTGGCGGCAGTCCCGGCAAGGCTCCGAGAAGTTCCACTCCGCGATGGTCACCCACGCCGGTGAACAGGGCCGCACGTACCAGGAGATCAAGCGGATCGGCGCGGACCTCGCCGGGATCGGCGAGCAGGTGGCGGGCGCCGGCGTGCCCGCCGACGTGGTGATCCTGCACGACTGGAACTCCTGGTGGGCGGGCGGCCAGGAGGGCCGGCTGTCCACCGGACTCGACTACCCGACCGTCGTCCGGGCCTGGCACCGTGCCCTGTGGGACGCGGGCCTCACCACCGACTTCGCCCACCCCGAGCACGACCTGAGCGCCTACCGCCTCGTCGTCGTCCCCCACCTGTACCTGCTCACCGACGCCGCCGTCGACAACCTCGTCGGCCACGTCCGCGGGGGCGGCACTCTCGTGTCCGGCTTCCTCACCGGCACCGCCGACGGCGACGACCGCATCCGGCCCGGCGGCATGGACGAACGGCTGAGGGACCTCTTCGGCATCGCGACCGTGCACGAATGGTGGCCGCTCGAGCCCGGAGAGACGGTGCCCTGCGAGAACGTGGCCGGAGACGGGACCGGCGCGTTCCACGGCACCGTGTGGTCGGAGGAACTGGAGGTCTCCACCGCCGAGACGGTCGGCGTCTACAACGGCGGTGAACTCACCGGCCTGCCCGCCGTCCTGCGCCGGGGCAGCGCCTGGTACGTCTCGACGCTCCCCGACCCCACGACGCTGCGCGACCTGCTCGCACGGGCCGCCGACGACGCCGGGGTCCGGCCCGTGCTGCCGGACCGGCCGGCGGGACTGGAGGCCGTACGCAGGGGAGACCTGCTCTTCCTGCTCAACCACGCCCCCGGACCCGTCACCGTCACCGTGCCGGGACACCACCGGGACCTGCTCACCGGCGACACGGCCTGTGGCCCGCTGCGACTCGACCGCCACGGCGTGGCCGTACTGAAGGCGTCACAGCCGTGAGGCACGGGACCTGGGAACCGCGCCCCGCCGCGCGATGGGAGGACGCCTTCCTCAGCGGCAACGGCCGGCACGGCGCCATGGTGTACGGCGACGCCGGGCACGAGCGGGTCGTCGTCAACCACCACACCCTGGTGTGCCCCAACGGCAGTGAGACGGTGCCTCCTCCGGAGCTCGCCGCCGGGCTGCGGGACCTCCAGGACGCCCTGCTCGCCGGTGACACGACGGCGGCCGAACGCTTCGGGGCCGGACACCCGCACCTGTGGGTGCAGCCGTACCACCCCGCCTTCCAGGTCCGCGTCCGCCGGACCCCGGCGGTCGCGGCCGGATCCGGAACCTACCGCAGGGAGGTGGACTTCACATCCGGCGTCGTGAGCGCCGAACGCGGCACCTGGCGCAGCGAGGTGTTCGTCTCCCGCGCCGACGACGTGATCGTCCACCGGACGCGGACACAACCGGGCGGCCTGAGCGCGGACATCACCCTCGACGAGCAACTCCCCGGCCTCCCCGGCGGACTCCGGTTCACCCGCACCGCCGCCCCGGAGCACGACGGACCCGGCACCGCCCTGCTGCGCCTGCGCACCGACTACCCGAACGGGCGGACCGCCTTCACCGGGACCACCCTGGTCACCGTCACCGGCGGGAGCACGACACGGACCCGGCACGGCCTGCGGGTGACCGACGCCTCCTCGGTGCTGCTGCTGACCCGGGTGGAGCGGCACCCGGCGGACCAGGATCCCGCGGCCGCCCAGGCGGCGGCCCTCCAGGCACTCGTGGCCCCGGCCACCGGGCACACCGACGAGGCGTACACACGGCTCCTCGGCCGGCACCTGCCGCTGCACCGCGACGCCTACGAGCGGGCCGGGCTCACTCTGGACGCCGACCCGTCGGAGCGGGAGCTGCCCGGCAGCGAACTGCTCCGCCGGCCCGCCGGCCCCGCCCTGCTGGAACGGCTCTTCGCGGCGGGCCGCTACCACCTGCTGTCGTCCAGCGGCATGCTGCCGCCCCGCCTGGTCGGCCTGTGGACCGGAGACTGGAACACCGCCTGGTCCGGCGCCTTCACCACGAACGCCAACCTCAACCTGCAGATCGCCTCCGCCGCCGTCGCCGCGCTCCCCGAAGTCTCCGCCGCCCACGCCGAACTGGTGCACGGTCAGTTCGGCGACTGGCGCGACAACGCCCGGGCCCTCTTCGGCGCGCGCGGCGTCGTCGCGCCCTCCCACACCGACGGGGAATCCGGCCACACCCGGCACTTCGAACGCGCCTACCCGCTCCACCTCTGGACCGCCGGCGCCGACTGGCTGCTGCTGCCTCTCCTCGACGAGGCCCTGACCGGCGGGGACCCGGACCCCCGGCTGGCCCCAGCGCTCGCCGAGGTCGCCATGTTCTACGAGGACTTCCTCGTTCCCGCAGGACCCGACGGGCGGGTCACCGTCGTGCCCTCGTACTCGCCGGAGAACCGGCCCGCCAACGCGAGCTGGGGCACCGTCGACGCGACCATGGACATCGCCGCCGCCCGGCACGCCCTCACCACGGCGGCCGCCCACAACCCCGGCCATCCACGCGCCCCGCACTGGCGGGACCTGGCCGGCCGCCTGACCGACTACCACGTCAACGACCAGGGCGCGCTGGCCGAATGGGCCCGGCCCGGCCTGGAGGACAACTACGACCACCGGCACATCAGCCACCTCTACCCGGTGTGGCCGCTCGACGAGATCAACCCCTACGACACACCTGACCTCGCGGCAGCCGCCCACCGCGCGCTGGAACTGCGCGGAGCCGAGAACGACTCGGCACACGGCCATCTGCACACCGCGCTCGTCGCCGCCCGCCTCCGCGACGGAGAAAGGGCAGGCCGGGCCCTCGACCAGGTGCTGGGCGGCGACTTCTTCCACGACTCGCTGATGAGCGCGCACTACCCCGGCCGCGACGTCTACAACGCGGACGCCGCGCACGCCCTGCCCGCCGCATTGATCGAATGCCTGGTCCAGTCGACCCCGAGCCGGCTCGTCCTGCTCCCCGCGCCGCTGCCCGGCTGCCCGGCCGGCACCCTGCGAGGCGTGCGCACCCGCTTCGGCGCCCGGCTCGACCTGAGCTGGCGCGACGGGTCCGTCACCGCCGTGCTGCGGTCAGCGGCCGACCGGACCGTCGAAGTGGTCGCCGGCACGGACCGCTTCCCCATGACTCTCGTCGCCGACGAGCAGCACGTCCTCACCTTTCCCAGGAGGACGTGATCCCCCCACCCATGGAAGGGACTCCATGGCACACGCACACCCCACACAGGGCGCACACCCCACACAGGGCGCACGCCGCGCTCTGAGGCGCGCGGCGCTCGCCCCGCTCCTCGCGCTGCTCGCCGTCGTCGGCCTCGCGTCCGCCCCGGCGCACGCGGCCGTCTGGTACTCCTCCGACCGCTGGGGCACCTGGAACAGCGGCGGCTACACCCTCTACAACAACATCTGGGGCTCGGGAGCCGGACCCCAGACCATCTGGGCCGATTCGGCCACCGACTGGGGCGTCTGGGCCGACCACCCCGGCACCGGCGGGATCAAGTCCTATCCCAACGCCAAGAAGGTCGTGAACAAGAAGATCGGCGCC
Coding sequences within:
- a CDS encoding glycoside hydrolase family 3 C-terminal domain-containing protein translates to MTETRPPFRDPRLPLGERVDDLLARLTADERIAMLHQFAPAVERLGVGAFRTGQEALHGVAWMGPATVFPQAVGMGATWNEDLVRRIGEAVGAETRAMRANDPRVGLNVWAPTVNLLRHPLWGRNEEGYSEDPRLTSAVAVAYTRGLRGDHPVHWRTAPVLKHWLAHNNETDRDTCSSSVRPRVLHEYDLLAFRAAVRAGAVAGVMPSYNLVNGRPNHLSPLLREQLRGWTDRSLVVCSDAGAPSNLVDSEHYYDTHEEATAAALRAGVDSFTDHGQDSSVITGRIRGALEQGLIGQEDIDDAVRRLLTMRFTLGEFDPLLDPYADVKTFDTPEHRALAQEAAEQAVVLLKNDGLLPLAEGTRVAVVGLLADECKLDWYSGTLIRRTTPLDGLRTRFGAGDVSFAEGVDSVRLRTASGWVRVPESPATAGVRGADGALDPALLAGRTDLPPLTCGDEPTELAMADWGEGLFTLRAPDGNHLSVADDGYVRASADQPGGWVVQETFRLEEHGEGHLLAHVGTGRYVSVAADGLKVADDGDLFEVVVTERGEDAVAAAAAAADVVIVVAGNDPHINGRETEDRATLALPEHQTRLWRSARAANPRTALALVSSYPYAVADAQAELPALLWTAHGGQAAGTALARVLAGDVSPAGRLPQTWYAADADLPGLFDYDIIGSRQTYLYFEGTPLYPFGHGLSYTTFAYDGLTAGHDGEHITVALTVTNTGALAADEVVQLYTRALDPIVPLPSRQLAAHRRVRLAPGEGRRLDFSFPVADLGHWDVAHGRWTVGPGRYEVLAGASSTDIRQRAALDIDGEAPAPRAMLEKPLDAADYDEQRGTEIVDRTRISGDAVTAAAAEEGELVYRHCDFGDGATSVSLDVAATGPGTLTLRTPDGTAAATVDVTATGGVHEYVTLRAGIRLAGIHDLHVELRGPVRLAAIASAR
- a CDS encoding extracellular solute-binding protein; translation: MPNAQAPSRRSFLASTAVAAVAVAGGVPLLGACSGSSGGDRTEGATTGKKLQDILPTFVGSDVVQPDVPSKNGSALGFTTALPASRLAVSVPKKLGKGSTVTVMAPLWGTPPKSGNPYWTAMDEAIGVKVNWQNQDGNTYGQKLGAVLASSSVPDAVVVPAWELGGKIPSAINNKFADLGPYLSGDKVKEYPNLAAIPTGAWQRAVFGGKLRGLPMPASDIPNIAPYYRVDLFKEKGYEAPTTTQEFFDLAKEVTSARNKVWGCGDMTWAAYKFFGVLDEKPTCWKLVGDKLVHRIETDEYLEALEWSRSLYSAGLVHPDAKAETGDIGNLFAAGKVWMYNADISDWYGKTVVQRGDNPDFSMAAMDYFHHDGGKPRLYAGSPSNIWAFINKNADEATVRDILAIANFTAAPYGTKEQRLKAYGVEGIHHTVKGDEITKTETGNNQVFATYEYIASPQQFFAYPNHPDVAEGMVGWQQRMGAFLTKPLFYGMQVQEPNRWAELSSQFEDLEKDIVRGRKKVADMQQAVSDWRSRGGDQLRDWYRKLLDESGGQAS
- a CDS encoding ABC transporter permease, with the protein product MSQSKVAGPARTTDDRTEAPSGDDGQAPAGPPEAGPPGRTGTGGGITWRIRLRRDRALILMTLPAVLLVLVFNYIPLLGNVVAFQDYDPYVGDNAWQAMARSPWVGVEHSARMVDDRLFWQALGNTLAIFLVQLTLFFPVPILLALLINSFVRPRVRAVAQAILYLPHFFSWVLVVTVFQQMFGGAGMLAQTLREHGHEGIDLMTNPGLFKFLVTFEMVWKDAGWGVIVFLAALSAVSPDLYEAAAMDGATRWRRMWHVTLPALRPVVALLLVLQVGNALTVGFEQILLQRTAVGPTAAEVLDTYVWNVGIQFGDFSYAAAVGIVKGIFGLCLVLAANKVAHMMGEQGVYKR
- a CDS encoding carbohydrate ABC transporter permease is translated as MSHVLGVKRREGTRGRLRPVWEEEPRPAGLAAKGLVLALACAGVLFPLWIVVVTSVSSVKTITEAGGLVVVPRGITFVAYQELLGGGQVTRAAVVSLGVTLVGTLFSMTVSVLCAYGLSRSGSVLHRPLLMILLATMFFGAGLIPTYLLVQGLGLTDTYLSLILPSAVNVFNILVLRSFFMSVAPELIDSARIDGAGDVRILWQIVMPLSRAVLAVISLFYAVGYWSAWFNASIYLSDQDMMPLQNVMMQLVLKQERPTGLAQAINTGHLSPLSIQMAVMVLALLPVAVLSPFVQRHFKKGMLTGAVKG
- a CDS encoding sialidase family protein; its protein translation is MSLPSSHPGRRTVLTAGAAAGLTAVPLLNGVATAAERTTVTAPDLAPAAQATQAHRWRNVVIGGTGFVTGVLFHPRVKGLAYARTDIGGAYRWDARKRSWTPLNDGLGWDDHNLLGVEAIAVDPHHPDRLYLAVGTYTQSWAGNGAVLRSDDRGATWSRTDLPVKLGANEDGRGAGERLIVDPRDSDTLWLGSRHDGLWRSSDRGATWARADFPAEPSPTGQGITFLVAGGRTLYASWADGGPTLRRTRDGVDWEDVPGLPDGPAARVPIRAAYDEAGHALYVTFADAPGPNGQSDGGVHRLDTATGAWTDVTPVRPGGTADDGSRDTFAYGGVAVDARRPGTVVVTTNNRWAQVDTVFRSTDGGRSWTSLKETAVLDVSETPYLRWGEQRPKFGWWIQAVAVDPFDSRHIVYGTGATLYGTRDLVHWAPEIRGLEESSVRQLISPPAGRARLISGLADIGVMYHGSLTASPSRGMADNPVFGTATGLAAAAGKPSYVVRTGWASGGNGAYSRDGGRTWRPFGSQPEIAATAPGPIAVSADGRVLLWSFVHWDGSTHATHRSTDNGDTWTQVPTFPKGAAPVADPVDAGRFYAYDTVSGTVYRSVDGGLTVTAGAGQLAAGDSQFRIAAAPGRPGDLWLSAKWNGLFRSTDGGLTFTKVTSCWASYSLGFGKAADGAAYPAVFQVGSTEQITAVYRSDDEGASWTRINDDAHQWGWIGETITGDPRLHGRVYLGTNGRGIQYADPV